Proteins encoded by one window of Juglans regia cultivar Chandler chromosome 15, Walnut 2.0, whole genome shotgun sequence:
- the LOC118344737 gene encoding uncharacterized protein LOC118344737 → MHYQGNQPGPSSRGGGRLRGLRGGRRYIPYSGRHIRPRGAKLSSYHSTEECNQSSSDDSTQPPSPPPCVVPTHAPEPIQEPQPNTAGEPAPTGEQSAADVPMETEGTQEQRRRTRGPSRCIFFDKLRKNGKVQLKINDGETAPCCEHAAMFTTRVSWIVKQYCDMSYKRWSDVPPAIKEELIDRVRSDFVLDWDRENHRLTVTKALRKRFNSFHHDLHKIYESYGSHAEALANGTSLVDPIVWVKLCEKWGSDAFKKISAQNRENRKKQAINHTSGRKSFVRLLEQKRNENGNLVDFYKETRWSKKKNAFVTDATENTYKEMQCRLDGLGPEQHSDEAAATVFREVLGHRPGYARGLGEMDAEAYKSQLDEMRTEMRELREHQLQNDKVMQSFFRAFPSFTESVRQTQCNDSPGP, encoded by the exons GTAATCAGCCGGGACCCAGTTCAAGAGGTGGAGGAAGACTTCGAGGTCTTCGAGGTGGAAGGCGTTATATCCCATACTCAGGTCGGCACATCCGACCACGCGGTGCGaaattatcttcatatcatagCACGGAGGAGTGTAATCAATCCTCCTCGGATGACTCAACACAGCCTCCAAGTCCCCCACCATGCGTTGTGCCAACTCACGCGCCAGAACCTATTCAAGAACCACAACCGAATACTGCTGGGGAGCCTGCACCTACTGGAGAACAGTCTG CTGCAGATGTCCCAATGGAGACCGAAGGAACGCAAGAACAGAGGAGACGAACTCGTGGGCCATCTAGATGCATTTTCTTTGACAAGCTAAGGAAGAACGGGAAAGTGCAGTTGAAGATAAACGATGGTGAGACAGCCCCATGTTGTGAACACGCTGCTATGTTCACAACACGAGTATCGTGGATTGTGAAACAATATTGTGACATGAGTTACAAGCGTTGGTCGGATGTCCCACCAGCGATTAAAGAGGAGCTCATTGACCGTGTTCGG AGTGACTTTGTGTTGGACTGGGATCGCGAAAACCACCGATTGACGGTGACAAAGGCCTTACGTAAGCGCTTCAACTCCTTCCACCACGACTTGCACAAGATTTATGAATCCTATGGAAGCCACGCAGAAGCGTTGGCTAATGGAACTAGTCTGGTGGACCCCATTGTATGGGTGAAGTTGTGTGAAAAGTGGGGCAGCGATGCCTTTAAG AAAATTTCAGCTCAAAATCGGGAGAACCGAAAGAAGCAGGCCATTAATCACACGTCAGGACGTAAATCATTCGTCCGATTACTTGAGCAAAAG CGCAATGAGAATGGGAATTTGGTCGACTTCTACAAAGAGACGCGTTGGtcgaagaaaaagaatgcatttGTCACAGATGCTACAGAAAATACTTAT AAGGAGATGCAATGTAGGTTGGATGGCCTAGGACCAGAGCAACATAGTGATGAGGCAGCAGCGACTGTCTTTAGGGAGGTTCTTGGCCATCGACCTGGATATGCACGGGGACTTGGGGAAATG gatgctgaagCTTACAAGAGTCAGCTGGATGAAATGAGGACAGAGATGCGGGAGCTGAGGGAGCATCAGCTACAAAATGACAAAGTGATGCAAtctttctttagggctttcccgTCGTTCACTGAGTCAGTTCGACAGACTCAGTGCAACGATTCCCCCGGCCCATAA